One genomic window of Micropterus dolomieu isolate WLL.071019.BEF.003 ecotype Adirondacks linkage group LG14, ASM2129224v1, whole genome shotgun sequence includes the following:
- the LOC123983491 gene encoding GTPase IMAP family member 1-like isoform X1, with the protein MECQCEKEDAITDWWQNSNSIQMGAFTVVGYLLYRFSQTLPALIRWPIRLFCTLTGLSTLWSWVSRLVGTLRVIQSLFKWMSRLWRVIIGFSSKFKWLVAVIKAITGSEIDPTDSHNKPGLRLILLGPTGGGRTSLADTLLGDSETKAPMGPLMESTRRRTVIEGREVRVIDTPDLLGPSLENNKRAREAMRSLQLASPGPHAFLLVIQAPGSSMGINQDAAQAIRVTLGLFGDEAVGYIIPVLTHADRLGQMHTVDELLDVDNGGLRKALSLCEQRPELVDNRPDCPLEAQSVILRQLVGRVVEMKTLRGHFVHELQRREDCMREELLADMASALARKLGRM; encoded by the exons ATGGAGTGTCAATGTGAGAAGGAGGATGCCATTACAG ACTGGTGGCAGAACAGCAACAGCATCCAGATGGGAGCTTTCACTGTAGTGGGGTATCTTCTCTACAGATTCTCACAGA CACTCCCAGCTTTGATCCGATGGCCAATTCGTCTGTTCTGCACTCTAACTG GTCTGTCAACTCTTTGGAGCTGGGTGAGCCGCCTAGTGGGAACCCTTCGAG TAATCCAGAGCCTGTTTAAGTGGATGTCTCGACTTTGGCGGGTTATCATAG GATTTTCCTCCAAGTTCAAGTGGCTAGTTGCTGTCATCAAAGCAATCACAG GGTCAGAGATTGATCCGACCGACAGCCACAACAAACCAGGCCTGAGGTTGATCCTCCTGGGCCCCACTGGTGGAGGACGGACCTCTCTGGCAGATACTTTGTTGGGCGATAGTGAGACAAAGGCGCCCATGGGTCCCCTAATGGAGAGCACCAGGAGAAGGACTGTAATAGAGGGTAGAGAGGTTAGAGTGATCGACACACCAGATCTTTTGGGGCCGTCATTGGAGAACAACAAGAGAGCCAGGGAAGCTATGAGGAGCCTTCAGCTGGCCAGCCCTGGACCACACGCCTTCCTGCTGGTGATCCAAGCTCCGGGCTCCAGCATGGGTATCAACCAGGATGCGGCTCAGGCGATCAGAGTCACCCTTGGACTGTTTGGAGACGAGGCGGTGGGGTACATCATCCCAGTGCTCACTCATGCAGACCGTCTGGGGCAAATGCATACTGTAGATGAGCTGCTGGATGTGGACAATGGGGGTCTGAGAAAAGCTCTGTCTCTATGCGAGCAGAGGCCAGAGCTTGTGGACAACAGGCCAGACTGCCCCCTGGAGGCTCAGAGTGTGATCCTCAGGCAGCTGGTAGGGCGTGTGGTGGAGATGAAGACACTAAGGGGGCATTTTGTCCACGAGCTGCAGAGGAGGGAGGACTGCATGAGGGAGGAGCTGCTAGCTGACATGGCTTCTGCACTGGCTAGAAAACTGGGACGCATGTAA
- the xrcc6 gene encoding X-ray repair cross-complementing protein 6, with product MAEWKSYYQNEEEEEEQEDGEQSGGHYKVTGRDSLVFLVDASKEMFIKGEDGQPSNFDTTMQVVRSVYTSKIIRSHRDLMALVFYGTEQSKNPRNSFKHVYVYHDLDEPGAKRVQEVDALRGEKGAQLAAETMGSGDVSFGDALWCCANLYSDIKLRLSHKRLMIFTCRDDPHGGDTVKDRQARTKASDLKETGVIIDLMHLMKPGGFDVSSFFRDIVSPPEDESELGLQLEPCDKLEDLQKRVRAKEQKKRTMARLNLCLGEGINIAVGIYATAVTARKPGAIRLYRETNEPVRSKTRTFHTQTGSLLLPSEIKKAQTYGKKQIVMERDEVDAIKKFDDPGLFLIGFKPMEKLKLHHHIRPAVFLYPEEDEVKGSACLLSALLTKCSERNVFALCRCISRRNYPPRFVALVPQKEEVDEGKVQITPPGFNVIYLPYADDIRTLDPPRCSTASQIQVDKMKEIVSKLRFKYRSDAFENPVIQQHYRNLEALALDMVAPEDVEDLIMPKIDQIDRRLGPLVEEFKDLVYPANYNPESKPAAKRKTADTGGGAEKKPKVEVPEDELRAHVQNGTLGKLTVPVLKEACKQFGVQTTGTKKQELIDALTARLGP from the exons ATGGCGGAGTGGAAATCCTACTACCagaatgaagaggaggaggaagagcaagaGGATGGAGAGCAGTCTGGAG gtcATTACAAAGTCACAGGCAGAGACAGTTTGGTCTTCTTGGTTGATGCCTCCAAGGAAATGTTCATCAAAGGAGAAGATGGACAGCCCTCTAACTTCGACACAACCATGCAG GTCGTGCGCAGTGTGTACACCAGTAAGATCATTCGCAGTCACAGGGACCTGATGGCTTTGGTTTTCTATGGCACGGAGCAGAGCAAAAACCCCAGGAACTCATTCAAGCATGTCTACGTGTACCACGATCTTGATGAGCCCG GGGCAAAGCGAGTACAGGAAGTGGACGCTCTGCGTGGGGAAAAAGGTGCACAGCTGGCGGCAGAGACAATGGGCAGCGGGGATGTGTCATTCGGCGACGCCCTGTGGTGCTGCGCTAACCTCTACAGTGACATCAAGCTACGCCTCTCACACAAGCGGCTTATGATCTTCACCTGCAGGGACGATCCACACGGGGGCGACACTGTGAAAGACCGACAGGCTCGCACCAAGGCCAGTGACCTCAAAGAGACTG GTGTCATCATTGATTTAATGCATCTGATGAAACCGGGCGGCTTCGATGTCTCGTCCTTCTTTCGTGACATTGTAAGTCCACCTGAGGACGAGAGCGAGTTGGGGCTGCAGCTCGAGCCTTGTGACAAACTGGAGGACCTCCAGAAGAGGGTGCGGGCCAAGGAGCAGAAGAAGAGAACCATGGCCAG GTTAAACCTGTGTCTTGGTGAGGGCATAAATATAGCTGTGGGAATTTATGCAACTGCTGTGACAGCTCGGAAACCAGGTGCCATCAGACTTTACAGGGAAACCAACGAGCCAGTCCGCAGCAAAACCCGCACCTTCCACACCCAGACTGGCAGCCTGCTGTTGCCCAGTGAGATAAAGAAAGCCCAG ACATATGGCAAGAAACAGATCGTGATGGAGAGGGACGAGGTGGACGCCATCAAGAAGTTTGACGACCCTGGACTTTTTCTGATCGGATTTAAACCTATGGAGAAGCTCAAACTTCACCACCACATCCGACCTGCTGTCTTCCTCTATCCCGAGGAGGACGAGGTGAAAG GCAGCGCATGTCTGTTGTCTGCCCTGTTGACCAAGTGTAGCGAGAGGAACGTATTCGCTCTTTGCCGTTGCATCTCTCGCCGAAACTACCCGCCTCGATTTGTTGCCCTTGTGCCTCAGAAAGAGGAGGTCGACGAGGGGAAAGTACAGATTACTCCACCAG GTTTCAATGTCATCTACCTGCCATATGCTGACGACATACGCACTCTGGATCCCCCCCGGTGCTCCACGGCTTCACAAATTCAGGTGGACAAGATGAAAGAGATTGTCTCCAAGCTGCGCTTCAAGTACAG GAGTGACGCTTTTGAGAATCCAGTCATCCAGCAGCATTACAGGAACCTAGAGGCACTGGCTCTGGATATGGTGGCTCCAGAGGACGTAGAGGACCTCATCA TGCCAAAGATAGACCAGATTGATCGCCGTCTGGGTCCTTTAGTTGAGGAGTTTAAAGATCTGGTCTACCCTGCCAATTACAACCCTGAGAGCAAACCAGCTGCCAAACGCAAAACAG CTGATACCGGAGGCGGAGCTGAGAAGAAGCCTAAAGTTGAGGTGCCAGAAGACGAGCTGAGGGCCCACGTGCAGAACGGCACCCTGGGAAAGCTGACCGTGCCCGTATTGAAGGAGGCCTGTAAGCAATTTGGAGTTCAGACCACTGGGACCAAGAAGCAGGAGCTGATAGATGCTCTGACAGCCCGGCTGGGCCCATGA
- the LOC123983491 gene encoding GTPase IMAP family member 1-like isoform X2 — protein sequence MECQCEKEDAITDWWQNSNSIQMGAFTVVGYLLYRFSQTLPALIRWPIRLFCTLTGLSTLWSWVSRLVGTLRVIQSLFKWMSRLWRVIIGSEIDPTDSHNKPGLRLILLGPTGGGRTSLADTLLGDSETKAPMGPLMESTRRRTVIEGREVRVIDTPDLLGPSLENNKRAREAMRSLQLASPGPHAFLLVIQAPGSSMGINQDAAQAIRVTLGLFGDEAVGYIIPVLTHADRLGQMHTVDELLDVDNGGLRKALSLCEQRPELVDNRPDCPLEAQSVILRQLVGRVVEMKTLRGHFVHELQRREDCMREELLADMASALARKLGRM from the exons ATGGAGTGTCAATGTGAGAAGGAGGATGCCATTACAG ACTGGTGGCAGAACAGCAACAGCATCCAGATGGGAGCTTTCACTGTAGTGGGGTATCTTCTCTACAGATTCTCACAGA CACTCCCAGCTTTGATCCGATGGCCAATTCGTCTGTTCTGCACTCTAACTG GTCTGTCAACTCTTTGGAGCTGGGTGAGCCGCCTAGTGGGAACCCTTCGAG TAATCCAGAGCCTGTTTAAGTGGATGTCTCGACTTTGGCGGGTTATCATAG GGTCAGAGATTGATCCGACCGACAGCCACAACAAACCAGGCCTGAGGTTGATCCTCCTGGGCCCCACTGGTGGAGGACGGACCTCTCTGGCAGATACTTTGTTGGGCGATAGTGAGACAAAGGCGCCCATGGGTCCCCTAATGGAGAGCACCAGGAGAAGGACTGTAATAGAGGGTAGAGAGGTTAGAGTGATCGACACACCAGATCTTTTGGGGCCGTCATTGGAGAACAACAAGAGAGCCAGGGAAGCTATGAGGAGCCTTCAGCTGGCCAGCCCTGGACCACACGCCTTCCTGCTGGTGATCCAAGCTCCGGGCTCCAGCATGGGTATCAACCAGGATGCGGCTCAGGCGATCAGAGTCACCCTTGGACTGTTTGGAGACGAGGCGGTGGGGTACATCATCCCAGTGCTCACTCATGCAGACCGTCTGGGGCAAATGCATACTGTAGATGAGCTGCTGGATGTGGACAATGGGGGTCTGAGAAAAGCTCTGTCTCTATGCGAGCAGAGGCCAGAGCTTGTGGACAACAGGCCAGACTGCCCCCTGGAGGCTCAGAGTGTGATCCTCAGGCAGCTGGTAGGGCGTGTGGTGGAGATGAAGACACTAAGGGGGCATTTTGTCCACGAGCTGCAGAGGAGGGAGGACTGCATGAGGGAGGAGCTGCTAGCTGACATGGCTTCTGCACTGGCTAGAAAACTGGGACGCATGTAA
- the desi1b gene encoding desumoylating isopeptidase 1b, translating to MDHSGAHPVKLYVYDMSRGMARQMSLLMLGKQLDGIWHTAVVVHGKEFYFVGEGINHCSPGGSSLGEPDFVVDLGSTEVPEEIFMVYLTSLGESTYRGDKYNLFEHNCNAFSNEVAQFLTGKKIPSYITDLPSEVLSTPFGQALRPLLDSIVINPGGSNITGQR from the exons ATGGACCATAGTGGCGCTCACCCAGTGAAACTGTACGTTTACGACATGTCCAGAGGCATGGCCCGCCAGATGAGTCTCCTCATGCTAG GGAAACAGCTTGATGGGATATG GCACACTGCTGTTGTGGTCCATGGAAAGGAGTTCTACTTTGTAGGAGAAGGCATCAACCATTGTTCACCC GGTGGGAGCTCCTTGGGTGAGCCTGACTTTGTAGTGGACCTGGGCTCCACTGAGGTGCCTGAAGAGATCTTTATGGTGTACCTGACTTCACTGGGAGAGTCCACATACAG AGGTGACAAGTACAACCTGTTTGAGCACAACTGCAATGCTTTCAGCAATGAGGTGGCTCAGTTCCTCACAGGCAAAAAGATCCCATCGTACATTACGGACCTTCCTTCTGAAGTGCTGTCCAC GCCTTTCGGCCAGGCTCTCCGTCCTTTACTGGATTCCATCGTCATAAATCCCGGAGGCAGCAACATAACTGGACAGCGGTAG